In a genomic window of Zestosphaera sp.:
- a CDS encoding hydroxymethylglutaryl-CoA reductase, degradative, with protein sequence MVVTSRLPGFHKLTLNERVEKLKELANLSDEDVRLLLKEGTLPLEIADKMIENVVGTLSLPLGIATNFLINGKEYLVPMAIEEPSVVAAASNAAKMLREGGGIKAQATESLMIAQIQLVGVAAPHSAKYVIYEHREEIKEIADATNPLLISLGGGVRDVEVYVIESPAGPMVITNLIVDVKDAMGANTVNTMAEKVAPYIEKWTGGKVYLRIVSNLADRRLVRVWGRVPKDVLGGEEVVDGIVYAWAFASADPYRAATHNKGIMNGVIAVALATGQDTRALEAGAHAYAARSGKYTSLSVWEKDENGDLVGFLEMPMAVGLIGGAVKVNPIAQLSLKILGIKTAKELAEIMGAVGLAQNLAALRALATEGIQKGHMKLHARNIAITAGARGSEIDVVVEEMIKRNAIRLDVAKEILESIRKKK encoded by the coding sequence GTGGTAGTTACTTCGCGCTTGCCAGGCTTTCATAAACTAACTCTCAATGAGAGAGTTGAGAAGCTTAAAGAGTTAGCAAACTTAAGTGATGAGGACGTGAGGCTCTTGCTTAAGGAAGGCACTCTACCTCTCGAAATAGCTGATAAGATGATAGAGAACGTTGTTGGCACTCTCTCTTTGCCGTTAGGCATAGCTACTAACTTCTTAATCAACGGTAAGGAGTACTTAGTTCCTATGGCTATAGAAGAACCCTCAGTAGTTGCTGCGGCTTCTAACGCTGCTAAGATGCTTAGGGAGGGTGGCGGCATAAAAGCACAAGCTACTGAGTCGCTCATGATAGCTCAGATACAGTTAGTAGGTGTTGCGGCACCGCATAGCGCGAAATACGTAATATACGAACACAGAGAAGAGATAAAAGAAATAGCTGACGCGACAAACCCACTACTAATTAGTTTAGGAGGGGGAGTAAGAGACGTTGAGGTCTACGTGATTGAGTCTCCTGCAGGACCCATGGTGATAACGAACCTCATAGTAGACGTTAAAGACGCTATGGGGGCTAACACGGTCAACACCATGGCTGAGAAAGTTGCTCCATACATAGAGAAGTGGACTGGAGGTAAGGTCTACTTGAGGATTGTGTCTAACTTAGCTGACAGAAGATTAGTTCGTGTTTGGGGTAGGGTACCTAAAGACGTTCTAGGAGGAGAAGAAGTAGTTGACGGGATAGTATATGCTTGGGCTTTCGCTTCCGCAGATCCCTACAGAGCCGCAACACACAATAAAGGGATAATGAACGGCGTGATTGCTGTCGCTCTCGCGACAGGACAAGATACTAGGGCTTTAGAGGCTGGAGCTCACGCGTACGCTGCTAGGTCCGGGAAATACACATCATTGAGTGTTTGGGAGAAGGATGAGAACGGCGACTTAGTAGGTTTTCTAGAGATGCCTATGGCTGTAGGTCTTATAGGGGGTGCTGTCAAGGTAAACCCGATAGCTCAGTTAAGTCTAAAGATCTTGGGTATTAAGACTGCCAAGGAACTAGCTGAGATAATGGGTGCTGTCGGGCTAGCTCAAAACCTTGCAGCACTGAGGGCGCTGGCTACTGAAGGCATACAGAAGGGTCACATGAAGCTACACGCGAGGAATATCGCCATAACCGCGGGTGCTAGAGGCTCAGAAATAGACGTAGTAGTTGAGGAGATGATTAAGAGAAACGCTATAAGGCTAGATGTAGCTAAAGAAATACTGGAGTCTATTAGGAAGAAGAAGTAA
- a CDS encoding inorganic phosphate transporter, translating into MTCSLAAAVFLAWSAGSNNAANIVAAVVGARTIKLNKALLITSVFVVLGSLMLGSSVAWVLSAGIVDVGSVPTSSLIVGMLVAMLAAGSWVLTASLLKVPVSVNETVLAGIIGFGILVDPSSVMWGQVIIIYVLRFSTVPLSGLISFLIKKFLADYLEDPETTSSATLLSLFLISAFTTYLTVSKLLGVVLGLLTALVLSTSLLVVSKVYVDEKSIDRYERIYLYRNVFSVLIIALMSLAYGASNAGITAGPLLKIVTSELRLANESALPALLAFSGLLISLGIISWGRRVVGTLGEELATLNYSTAVVTYFSASLTTLVLAELGVPAATTMAVTGSIIGASLAEGYSAVNMRVVRKILTMWALTTPACVTISCVLYWLIMLVT; encoded by the coding sequence TTGACGTGCTCGCTGGCTGCTGCAGTATTTCTCGCTTGGAGTGCTGGCTCTAACAACGCTGCCAACATAGTAGCGGCTGTAGTAGGGGCTAGAACCATTAAGTTGAATAAAGCACTCTTAATTACCTCGGTCTTTGTGGTACTTGGGTCCCTCATGCTAGGGTCTAGCGTGGCTTGGGTCCTCAGCGCAGGAATAGTTGACGTAGGTTCAGTACCTACGTCTTCACTCATTGTAGGCATGTTAGTAGCTATGTTGGCTGCTGGTTCTTGGGTCTTAACCGCTTCTTTACTTAAAGTGCCTGTCTCAGTAAATGAGACTGTCTTAGCAGGTATCATAGGCTTCGGCATCTTAGTTGACCCAAGTTCGGTTATGTGGGGGCAAGTCATCATAATATACGTTCTTAGATTCTCTACAGTGCCTCTCTCAGGTCTCATCTCCTTCTTAATCAAGAAATTCTTAGCTGACTACTTAGAAGACCCTGAGACTACCTCATCAGCTACACTGCTCTCGCTATTCTTGATATCAGCTTTCACTACGTACCTTACAGTAAGTAAGTTGTTAGGTGTCGTACTAGGTCTGCTAACAGCACTAGTTTTAAGCACGTCATTGCTTGTAGTGAGTAAGGTGTACGTAGATGAGAAATCAATTGACCGGTATGAGAGAATCTACCTCTACAGAAACGTTTTCTCAGTCTTAATAATAGCTCTAATGTCGCTGGCTTATGGTGCAAGCAACGCTGGTATTACTGCCGGACCACTACTCAAGATCGTAACAAGTGAGTTAAGACTCGCTAACGAGAGCGCTTTACCGGCTCTACTAGCTTTCAGCGGTCTCCTCATTTCTTTAGGGATAATTTCTTGGGGGAGGAGGGTTGTAGGGACTCTGGGTGAGGAACTAGCTACACTTAATTACTCTACGGCCGTAGTAACGTATTTCTCTGCATCATTAACTACGCTAGTGTTAGCGGAATTGGGGGTGCCGGCAGCAACTACCATGGCAGTAACTGGAAGCATTATCGGAGCTAGCTTAGCAGAAGGCTACAGTGCCGTCAATATGAGAGTTGTAAGAAAGATACTGACGATGTGGGCTTTAACAACACCGGCTTGCGTGACGATATCTTGCGTTCTATACTGGCTCATAATGTTAGTCACTTAA
- a CDS encoding DUF47 family protein, which translates to MEYCEFESSLSNELLKYVRAVVNIVKLSNEGIKLLEEFRTAEAMESFTKGIHEDTVADEIRRNLLIKLQDLHPGFMRERISTLLRRLDLIAEQSKEVARNMTLFPYLELPGEIKNAVDELSGKAYESVSKLYEITSLLINHKYNEVVEEAYRIEVTEEDADKILIRGRQLLVKYGSMIKNPAIILMVDKLIESLEGITDFAEDASDYLRTLALYCRGLK; encoded by the coding sequence TTGGAGTATTGCGAGTTTGAGAGTAGCTTGAGCAACGAATTACTTAAATATGTTAGAGCCGTCGTCAATATTGTTAAACTAAGTAACGAAGGTATTAAGCTCCTCGAAGAATTCAGGACTGCTGAAGCTATGGAGTCTTTCACTAAAGGCATACATGAAGACACCGTAGCTGACGAAATTAGGCGTAACCTGCTGATTAAGTTGCAGGACCTGCATCCAGGCTTTATGAGGGAGAGAATATCTACACTTCTTAGAAGACTTGACTTAATAGCTGAACAGTCTAAAGAAGTTGCTAGAAACATGACTCTATTTCCTTACTTGGAGTTACCTGGTGAGATAAAGAATGCTGTCGACGAGCTTTCTGGGAAAGCTTACGAGTCCGTTTCGAAACTCTATGAGATAACTTCCTTATTAATCAATCATAAATATAATGAGGTTGTTGAAGAAGCATACAGGATTGAGGTAACTGAGGAAGACGCTGATAAGATACTCATTAGGGGACGTCAGCTACTAGTTAAGTATGGGTCTATGATAAAGAATCCCGCGATAATACTAATGGTTGATAAGCTTATTGAGTCCCTCGAGGGAATAACAGACTTCGCTGAAGACGCGAGTGATTACCTGAGAACACTCGCTCTATACTGTAGAGGGCTTAAGTGA
- a CDS encoding glycosyltransferase family 2 protein produces MRVLVVLLNKDNAGGLKNALESLSKQSGVSICVDFDVLVVDGWSTDDSEQVAEEFKSRFKCINFIKQRFKGGVGQARVEAVKYGMDLGYDLIIWGDSENEYSENYVSSFLKCFNSERSCDVCSGSTYVRDSFWGMLFYWYHTYHHLFKFVSRRHAPGNNKAVKTSLYKKHTYPAISRSDDFFFSLSLHGNAEFCYCEEASLVTTVPKSLKEVIAWQRNRVKGLVEGSLLTGKKLPPDFTPWFLFMLSPLMVLIAYLAIMSAGLASLTSVPAEVVFLACLAGLTYLIIKLELLARERYLRYRPLQGFLGLLGMYLHSIFTVYYTLKFAKTLKHHLNEIKERDKQVKEYFGFTA; encoded by the coding sequence GTGCGTGTGCTGGTAGTGTTGCTGAATAAGGATAATGCTGGGGGGTTGAAGAATGCTCTTGAGTCCTTGAGCAAGCAGTCTGGCGTGAGTATCTGTGTTGATTTCGACGTTTTAGTTGTTGATGGTTGGTCTACAGACGATTCCGAACAGGTTGCTGAAGAATTCAAGAGTAGGTTTAAGTGTATTAACTTTATTAAGCAGAGGTTTAAGGGGGGTGTCGGGCAGGCTAGAGTAGAGGCAGTCAAGTATGGTATGGACTTAGGTTACGACTTAATTATTTGGGGCGACTCTGAGAACGAGTATTCTGAGAACTACGTGAGTAGTTTTCTGAAGTGTTTTAACAGTGAGAGGTCATGTGATGTGTGTTCCGGGTCTACGTATGTGAGAGATAGTTTTTGGGGTATGCTCTTCTACTGGTACCATACATACCACCACCTCTTCAAGTTTGTTTCTAGGAGACACGCTCCAGGAAATAATAAGGCAGTTAAGACTAGCCTCTACAAGAAACACACGTACCCGGCTATCTCCAGAAGCGATGACTTCTTCTTCAGTCTCTCACTACACGGCAATGCCGAGTTCTGCTACTGTGAGGAGGCTTCCCTAGTAACGACAGTGCCTAAGTCTCTTAAGGAGGTTATTGCTTGGCAGCGTAACAGGGTTAAAGGCTTGGTTGAGGGTTCTTTACTTACCGGGAAGAAACTCCCGCCTGATTTTACTCCTTGGTTTCTCTTTATGTTATCGCCACTTATGGTGTTGATCGCTTACTTAGCTATAATGTCGGCCGGACTAGCTTCCTTGACTTCAGTGCCTGCGGAGGTTGTGTTCTTAGCGTGTTTAGCTGGCTTGACGTACCTCATCATAAAGTTAGAGCTTCTCGCTAGAGAGAGGTACTTGCGGTACAGACCTCTTCAAGGATTTCTCGGTCTTTTAGGGATGTACCTACACTCAATATTTACAGTGTATTATACGCTTAAGTTCGCGAAAACGCTTAAGCATCACCTTAATGAAATTAAGGAACGCGATAAGCAAGTTAAGGAATACTTTGGTTTTACGGCTTGA
- a CDS encoding BMP family ABC transporter substrate-binding protein, with the protein MSSAPRSSMLLVGLAIAIIVVGVLGYYIGSMTAPTQTTTVTQAAQTLTVTTTRTETVTPVYTPPEKIRAGFIYVGPIGDFGWTFMHDLGRKVVAELYKDWLETTYYESVPEGAVADRLRDLIRAGYNVFFTTSFGFMEGTHAVAQQYPNLIFWHCSGYLRDKNMGTYFADFYQIYYLNGLAAGALTKTGKVGYVAAFLIPEVVRHLSAFAIGAREVAQQRGLNLTLYVIEIGAWYDPAKARSAAETLVNQYGVDVIAFTEDSTAIVEYAQEQFSLGKEIYVFSHYSPMYVYGEDVVVSGQLVRWEIIYADILGKIKAGIYTPTNLQNVDYWYLLNTGAVEMAAHVFPNGSVMYINPKFVEPLKGVTVTDKISGKTMSVYDLIWLRYEQMRNAPMLMSFQQIATSHIYENVTSITITIGGTPTTYPIAPVFDPFMGPLSGYKIDNPSQKVTVAPGARLGHADLWSMDWVPDFVRIIGKI; encoded by the coding sequence TTGAGTTCAGCACCTAGATCAAGCATGTTACTAGTTGGTTTAGCCATAGCTATAATAGTTGTTGGAGTCCTAGGTTATTATATAGGAAGTATGACAGCCCCAACACAGACAACCACAGTCACTCAAGCAGCACAAACACTTACTGTCACTACTACTAGGACAGAAACTGTGACGCCTGTTTATACACCTCCCGAGAAGATTAGAGCAGGCTTCATATACGTAGGTCCTATAGGAGATTTTGGCTGGACCTTCATGCACGACCTTGGTAGGAAAGTTGTTGCTGAACTCTATAAAGATTGGCTTGAAACTACGTATTACGAAAGTGTTCCCGAAGGTGCTGTGGCTGATAGATTAAGAGACTTAATAAGAGCGGGATACAATGTTTTCTTTACTACCTCCTTCGGTTTCATGGAGGGTACCCACGCAGTAGCTCAGCAGTACCCCAACTTAATTTTCTGGCACTGTAGCGGTTATTTGCGAGACAAGAATATGGGTACTTACTTTGCTGATTTCTATCAAATCTACTATCTTAACGGTTTAGCCGCCGGTGCTTTAACTAAGACAGGTAAGGTAGGTTATGTAGCAGCTTTCTTGATTCCTGAAGTAGTAAGGCACTTAAGTGCTTTCGCGATAGGTGCTAGAGAAGTTGCTCAGCAGAGAGGACTTAACCTAACTCTATACGTGATAGAGATCGGCGCGTGGTATGATCCTGCTAAAGCTAGGTCAGCTGCCGAGACTCTCGTTAACCAGTATGGTGTTGACGTAATAGCTTTCACTGAAGACTCAACAGCGATTGTAGAGTATGCGCAGGAGCAGTTTAGTCTAGGCAAAGAGATATACGTCTTCAGCCACTATAGCCCCATGTATGTTTACGGTGAAGATGTGGTAGTCAGTGGTCAGCTAGTTAGGTGGGAGATAATATATGCTGACATACTAGGCAAGATTAAGGCGGGTATATACACGCCAACTAACCTGCAAAACGTTGATTACTGGTACCTCCTCAACACAGGAGCTGTTGAGATGGCCGCACACGTATTCCCTAACGGTAGTGTCATGTACATTAACCCGAAGTTCGTAGAGCCTCTTAAGGGGGTTACTGTGACTGACAAGATATCTGGCAAGACTATGAGTGTTTATGACTTGATATGGCTTAGGTACGAGCAGATGAGGAACGCGCCAATGCTAATGTCTTTCCAGCAGATAGCTACTAGCCACATCTACGAAAATGTAACGTCTATTACTATAACTATAGGAGGCACGCCTACTACTTACCCGATAGCACCGGTCTTCGACCCATTCATGGGTCCTTTAAGCGGGTACAAGATAGACAATCCATCACAGAAAGTCACAGTAGCTCCCGGCGCTAGATTAGGGCATGCTGACCTCTGGAGTATGGATTGGGTCCCTGATTTCGTAAGAATAATCGGTAAAATTTAG